One genomic segment of Komagataella phaffii GS115 chromosome 4, complete sequence includes these proteins:
- a CDS encoding Essential serine kinase involved in the processing of the 20S pre-rRNA into mature 18S rRNA, producing MKLDISHMRYLTNDDFRVLIAVELGSRNHEVVPTPMIHQIGGLRSPSTTNRSISDLAKLSLISKLRNAKYDGYRLSYLGFDYLALKSMLKKGSLYSMGSPIGVGKESDIYLVSDPKGVEKVLKVHRLGRTSFKTVKRNRDYLKNRQSCNWMYLSRLAAEKEYMFMSILYSNGFSVPEPFDSSRHCIIMEWIRGVTMRRLRTHKDYKKLYSELMRFAVNLANHGLIHCDFNEFNVIIRDDPKPDEPGFVVIDFPQCISIEHPDASFYFKRDIECIRKFFRKVFNYGPTSDTSMMDEDGFGEGFKYAYPVFERDVKRINNLDVLVEASGFKKNKKNSDLETAVQGMREYTYEEEEGEGSTEEESDYEDSLEFDDSKSEGEQSDLAEENERIVQALTSGVENLKMDKLGNYILDD from the coding sequence ATGAAACTCGATATATCACACATGAGGTACCTCACCAATGACGACTTCCGAGTTTTAATAGCTGTGGAATTGGGATCTCGTAATCATGAGGTGGTCCCAACACCAATGATCCATCAAATCGGAGGGCTTCGTTCTCCGTCTACTACTAACAGATCCATCTCTGATTTGGCCAAACTAAGcttgatttcaaagcttcGAAATGCCAAGTATGATGGTTACAGGCTGAGTTATTTAGGATTTGATTATCTGGCGCTGAAGAGCATGCTGAAGAAAGGTTCCTTGTACTCTATGGGTTCCCCAATCGGTGTTGGTAAGGAGTCTGATATTTATCTGGTTAGTGACCCTAAAGGAGTGGAAAAGGTTTTGAAAGTTCACAGACTGGGTAGGACTTCATTCAAAACAGTAAAGAGAAACAGAGATTATTTAAAGAATCGGCAGTCATGTAACTGGATGTATCTTTCCAGACTAGCCGCTGAAAAGGAGTACATGTTCATGAGCATCTTATACTCCAATGGATTTTCAGTCCCCGAGCCTTTTGATAGTTCCAGGCATTGCATAATAATGGAGTGGATTAGGGGTGTTACAATGAGAAGGCTGAGAACTCATAAAGATTACAAGAAGTTGTACTCTGAACTGATGAGATTTGCCGTGAACCTTGCCAACCACGGATTAATTCACTGTGATTTCAACGAGTTCAATGTCATTATTAGAGATGATCCGAAACCCGATGAGCCTGGGTTTGTGGTCATAGATTTTCCTCAATGTATTTCCATTGAACACCCCGATGCTTCTTTCTACTTCAAGAGGGATATCGAATGTATAAGGAAGTTTTTTAGAAAGGTATTCAATTACGGTCCAACTTCTGACACTTCAATGATGGACGAGGATGGCTTTGGTGAAGGTTTTAAATATGCTTACCCAGTATTTGAGAGGGATGTCAAACGTATCAACAACTTGGATGTGCTAGTGGAAGCTTCTGgtttcaagaagaataagAAAAATTCTGACCTCGAGACAGCAGTTCAAGGAATGCGAGAGTACACCtatgaagaggaagaaggtgaaggctcaactgaagaagaatctgaCTACGAAGATAGccttgaatttgatgattctAAATCAGAAGGCGAACAATCTGACCTTGCTGAGGAAAATGAACGAATTGTCCAAGCCCTCACATCTGGTGTTGAAAACCTAAAGATGGATAAAC